The Fodinibius salinus nucleotide sequence AATGGTATCCGGCATCTCATTTGGTGACTTTACGCTCGGAGCATCACCCTTCCGGTCATTGGCCGAAGCCATGCCCAACGCACCTTTTTTGCAATCCAATCCCGATTTTGTTCCGCAAGATGGTAAAGGGTTGAACGATCTGCTTAAAAGTCCCTGGATGATGATTCATCCGCCCATCTTGTTTGTAGGATTTTCAATGATGACAATTCCGTACTGCTTTGCCATGGCTGCCCTTTGGAAGCGGAAATATCATGAGTGGGTTAATCCCGCACTGCCATGGACGCTCGGTGCAAACGTAGCACTGTTAACGGCGATCTTTCTCGGTGGATACTGGGCATATGTCACGCTTTCATTTGGCGGTTATTGGGCATGGGATCCGGTAGAAAATGCCTCTTTTGTACCATGGCTGCTGGGCACAGCGGGAATTCATACCATGATTATCCAGCGCAAGAGTTCAACTTCCCAGAAAGCCTCAATCATCTTTGCCATACTGGCCTATGTAGCTGTCGTCTATGAGACGTTTTTGACGCGTTCGGGCGTGCTTTCGGATGCATCGGTACACAGCTTCGTTGACCTGGGGCTGTATAATCAGCTGGTAATATTCATGGTAGCCGTGACGGCTATCGGACTTGGGTTGTTTTTCTATCGTTACAAAGATTTACCTTCCCAGGAAAAAGAATCGAAACTGCTGAGCAGAGAATTTATGACCTTTGCCGGGGCTATGGTCCTGTTTCTACTGGGACTGGTAATTATCTTGGGGACAAGTTCTCCCATTATCGGCCGACTTTTTGTAGAAAATCCCACTCCGCCGGAGGTTAGTTTTTATAACGAGTGGACGATGCCACTGGGGATGATTGCGGCTGTACTGACTGTATTGGGACAGTACCTCTTTTGGAAACGTCAGGATGCTGAATCATTAGCTTATGAACTTACCTGGCCGGTAGCTGTAAGCTGTGTAGTTGCACTGGCATCAATCATCATAGGGGATGTTAAAAATATTTATTATATGGTGTATCTGCTTACGGCGTGGTTTGCGCTTATCGGCAACGGCGTAATAATGGTTCGTCTTATCAAGAAGAATAGCTTACTTATAGGCGGAGCATTATCGCATGTGGGCTTTGCTGTTCTGTTGCTTGGTATTCTTGCATCTTCGGCCTATAACACGAACTTGCTTGACGAGTCAATGGAAAAATACAACGCCGCCATTGAACAGGGCAAAGTGACGGACGAGCAAGGTTTTAAGAAAACACAGAAAGTTAATTTTTTGGAGCTGAAACTTAATCAGCCCAAAATTATTGGTGATAAATATAAAGTAACATACCAGGGATATACGCTAAAAAACCAGGAACGTTCGGGGCAACAAGAGTATCAGATAAAGTTTGAGCCCGCCGACGGTAACGGTAAGCAATTTACATTACATCCGCAGGTATATCCTATGCTTTCTGCTTCTTCGCGATCAAATATTCAATGGTCGGTTGATCCGGATGTACGTGCTGGATTATTCAGTGATACCTATCTGTATGTATCGGGTAGCTCATATGTAGAGCGTAAAAATGAGCAGGCTAAAGAAAATGCTCCTCAAACAAAGCCTGATTCAACTGCACAAGAAGATTCGGTGGCGACACAAAAAATATCGGTTGGTAAGGGTCAAACCATTGCTATTGGTCATCTGGACCTGAAATTCCATGATTACAGTAAGGCCACTGATGCCGAATTACAGGATAGTACGGCCGTAGCGGTACGCGCCAACCTGGAGGTTTGGGAGCGCGGTAGTGACAATTCCGTTAATCTGAAGCCGATGTTCTCGGTCTATAGCAAAAACGGTGAAAACTGGACGTATGCACCGCCGGTTGCTGTTCCCGGCTATAAAGATGCAACGATACAGTTTTCGAGCATTGATCCATCCAACGGTGAGATTGAGCTTACCGTGCGCGGTATTGACGAAAAAGTACAGCAGGAATGGGTGCTGCTGGTGGCCGAAGAAAAACCATTTATTTCGGTAGTATGGCTGGGTACATTTTTGTTGATGGCTGGATTTAGCGTTTCCATTTTCCGACATTGGAACAGAGAACGCAAGGAATATTAAGGGTTAAAGAATACATAACAACCTGATGTCATCCTGAACCTGAGCCGCGAAGCTTTAGCGTAGTGGTACTTACTTTCAGGATATTCATAACCTGGTTGAAATTTGGAGCTGGAAAAAGACCATGGAAAAATTCTCAAAAGGAAGATTCATTTTTTGTCAGTCCATTTACCTTTGCCAATTTTAGTTAAACGTAATGAAGTTACTGCTTTCACTTTTACTTTTCTTATCGGTATTTGCAGTGAAGGTGGTTTCTCAACCCATGTCGGAAACTGAAGAAGCAATACCCGATCCTAAAGTAGCCTTTCTAAAATCAATGGCCGTACCCGGTTGGGGGCATCACTATGTGGATAAGTCGAATTGGCGCAGGGGCAAATTTCATTTAGGTGCCGACGCAGTTCTGCTATTGAGTTATTTGGGATTAAGGATCCACTCCAACAATGTGCAGCAGAACTGGTATTCTTATGGCAGTACCAATGCCGGGGTTCCTATCGAGGGACGCAGTCGTCGTTTTCAGCTGGCGGTGGGGGATTTTAATAGCCTCCGAGCTTACAACGATTTTCAGGCTCGCAACCGAAACTGGAATAAGCTTTTTAAAGATCGCCCCGCAAATCGCTGGCAGTGGGCTAATGATGAAGCCCGATCTCAATATAGTAGCCTGCGAAATCGTTTTGAGCGGATAGATCGGCAGCTGCCGGCTTTGTTAGGACTGATGGCTCTTAACCGTGTAATAAGCGGTATCAGCGCATTTAACCGTGCAAAGAAAAAAGCTGATCAGCTGTCCCAAAGTATGGTTTATGTAACGCCATATCGTTACAGCCAGGGTATTATGGCTAATTTTCAAATCCGTTTTTGATTATGCCGCGATTTAAAATGCTGATTGAGTTTAAGGGTACCAACTACTGCGGATGGCAAAAGCAGCCCAACAATGTAACCGTCGAAGAAGAAATAGAATCAGCACTCTCCCAAATTTTGCAGACACCTATTGATATCATAGGGCAGGGGCGCACCGACAGCGGAGTGCATGCCGAGGGACAGGTCGCTCATTTTGATTATCCCGGACAGTTAGATGCTGACCGGTTGCTATTTGGATTGCTTGGTGTGTTGCCGCACGATATCGCGGTTTGGGATTTAGAAGAGGTAGATGCCGATTTTCACGCTCGTTTTGATGCTCTTTCGCGGCGGTATCGATACCAAATTGCACTGCGCCCGATGCCGCTGTTGCGCTCCACTTCGCTGATGGTGCTTGAGGATTTGAACCTGGATGCCATGCGCCGGTGTGCTGAAGTAATTACAGGCACGCATAACTTTGACAGCTTTACCAAGCCGGATAATGAAAATCCCGATTCTACTTGCGAAATTTTGCAATCCGGTTTTAGGTTAGATGGCTCACTTCTTACTTATGTTATTGAAGCTAATCGCTTTGTCCGCCATATGGTTCGGCGGCTGGTAGGCACTATGCTGCAGGTAGGCAAGGGTAAAAAAACAGTAGCTTATTTTACCGATTTAATTGCGTCTC carries:
- the truA gene encoding tRNA pseudouridine(38-40) synthase TruA, translated to MPRFKMLIEFKGTNYCGWQKQPNNVTVEEEIESALSQILQTPIDIIGQGRTDSGVHAEGQVAHFDYPGQLDADRLLFGLLGVLPHDIAVWDLEEVDADFHARFDALSRRYRYQIALRPMPLLRSTSLMVLEDLNLDAMRRCAEVITGTHNFDSFTKPDNENPDSTCEILQSGFRLDGSLLTYVIEANRFVRHMVRRLVGTMLQVGKGKKTVAYFTDLIASPSKDKNAHGSAAKGLILEAVDYGNDQKSS
- a CDS encoding heme lyase CcmF/NrfE family subunit; protein product: MIETFGKLFVNASFVCTILAVIGYFIYSRNNRNTYFRVSNWLFGIQGIFLLVASGFLLYIILTHQFNFYYVYNYTSSDLQLKYLISAFWGGQEGSFMLWVLFSTILGLGLMKWTDEPYRGPVLFFLALTQVFLLSMVSGISFGDFTLGASPFRSLAEAMPNAPFLQSNPDFVPQDGKGLNDLLKSPWMMIHPPILFVGFSMMTIPYCFAMAALWKRKYHEWVNPALPWTLGANVALLTAIFLGGYWAYVTLSFGGYWAWDPVENASFVPWLLGTAGIHTMIIQRKSSTSQKASIIFAILAYVAVVYETFLTRSGVLSDASVHSFVDLGLYNQLVIFMVAVTAIGLGLFFYRYKDLPSQEKESKLLSREFMTFAGAMVLFLLGLVIILGTSSPIIGRLFVENPTPPEVSFYNEWTMPLGMIAAVLTVLGQYLFWKRQDAESLAYELTWPVAVSCVVALASIIIGDVKNIYYMVYLLTAWFALIGNGVIMVRLIKKNSLLIGGALSHVGFAVLLLGILASSAYNTNLLDESMEKYNAAIEQGKVTDEQGFKKTQKVNFLELKLNQPKIIGDKYKVTYQGYTLKNQERSGQQEYQIKFEPADGNGKQFTLHPQVYPMLSASSRSNIQWSVDPDVRAGLFSDTYLYVSGSSYVERKNEQAKENAPQTKPDSTAQEDSVATQKISVGKGQTIAIGHLDLKFHDYSKATDAELQDSTAVAVRANLEVWERGSDNSVNLKPMFSVYSKNGENWTYAPPVAVPGYKDATIQFSSIDPSNGEIELTVRGIDEKVQQEWVLLVAEEKPFISVVWLGTFLLMAGFSVSIFRHWNRERKEY